A region from the Lutra lutra chromosome 1, mLutLut1.2, whole genome shotgun sequence genome encodes:
- the LOC125093616 gene encoding uncharacterized protein LOC125093616 — protein MGAWRRQPSSGAQHCGRPGGSRPSSPGPRTSDRLCGADARNPTSNNADLQEGRGEESPRPRVAPSLPWALFPSVFLPLRPAQSVLTGERPSSALTRDGAHSLLGVRALVTLLPFRQSLCGSRSDRPRGSRSPDPGRKALLRRRGVRPLRSRRRPGIGPESAPENVCVFLRARSHQTCGSPPRRFLPISAFRSLRGSLRGLRRSGFRRGEGRERGEAADGRRARASHGHLRGAPGPLAPIRVYEHKSQTSRKE, from the exons ATGGGAGCCTGGAGGCGGCAGCCTAGCTCGGGCGCCCAGCACTGTGGCAGgcccggggg CTCCCGGCCTTCCTCCCCCGGTCCACGGACATCTGACAGACTGTGCGGGGCAGACGCCCGTAACCCGACCAGCAATAACGCGGACCTgcaggaggggcggggagaggaaaGCCCCCGCCCTCGGGtcgccccttccctcccctgggcCCTGTTTCCTTCCGTGTTCCTACCTCTCAGGCCAGCCCAAAGTGTCTTGACGGGGGAGCGGCCCTCCTCGGCGCTCACCCGCGACGGGGCACACTCCTTGCTCGGGGTCCGTGCTCTGGTCACCCTCCTTCCCTTCCGCCAAAGCCTTTGCGGCAGCCGGAGTGACCGGCCTCGCGGAAGCCGCTCTCCCGACCCCGGCCGCAAGGCGTTGCTTCGCAGGCGCGGCGTCCGACCGCTGCGCTCCCGCCGGAGGCCCGGAATCGGCCCGGAATCGGCCCCTGAGAACGTGTGCGTCTTCCTTCGCGCGCGCTCTCACCAGACGTGTGGAAGCCCGCCCCGACGATTTCTGCCGATTTCTGCCTTTCGCTCGCTACGGGGGTCGCTGCGGGGGTTGAGGCGCTCAGGCTTCCGccgaggagaggggagggagcgcGGGGAAGCTGCGGACGGGAGGCGCGCTCGGGCATCACATGGTCACCTAAGGGGAGCCCCTGGGCCTCTGGCTCCCATTAGAGTTTACGAACACAAATCCCAGACCTCAAGAAAGGAATGA